The nucleotide window TGGATTGTTCTCTAAGGTTTGacatgaaaaaaatatataagtaGTAACCCTAAAACTAATTAAATTCTGGGTTCTGACTTAGCATCAAATGCAAAAATGCAAGTGCAGAACAGAATGAGCCCCAACACGCGTTCAATGTTCAATCACCATCTTCACAACACAAGCAGTAGTGCAATAGCCATTGTTAATATTATGGAGTAGGAGCCAGACCAACCGGATGCTCGAATTTCCTGCAGAAGTTCACATAGCAAAACGCGATGAAATGGGAGGGAAAAAGATCATTCagcatcttttattttttatgtgaTGTTACAAGAGCTAATCATCACAAACAAGTGAATCATTCAAACCACGTATTTGCTATGTTCAAGGCTACATTTTATCGAACCTTATGCGGAAGCAACGTCCGACTGTTCCTTCACTAACAAATAATAGAAAGCAGAATGAAAACAAAATAATTACCACACGAAGAACATGAAAAACCTATAATATTCAACAAATATGCTTTATTCTGTCTGAGAATACTTGAAACTGATCTgcaaaatgttaaaatatatgtcaAGGGTGGGAGGAAACCCCGTACCTTCAAAGACAGCAGTGATGAATCTGCAGATGAAGATTTAAACCCGTGAAACCCGATGTCATATGAGATGCTTCCATCAGGTTTAAACAATCCAAAATTCCTCTCAGACGTTGGCCCAGgcttcaaattttcattaaagATTGCAAAAACATAAACCTTAAGCACACTTTTTGGCCTGAGTGGAGTTCCTTTCATCTTTGCAAGCCTTTTCCGCAAATTGTAATTATAAGTCCTTGCATTGTTTGCGGTTGCCGCAGCTTCATTCTCATCACCATGTGAAGCCCACCCGGTCTCTGTGACAATGACTTCCATCTTTCCATATCCGGCATCTTCTAATGCAGCATAGGCTGCATCAATCTGAGCATCAAGCAAGTTATCATAATGCAACTTAGTTTTTGGATCATCTGCTCCTTTCGTTGGTAGGAAGAGAgcataattaatatcaatttgGTCTTTATTAGACATGTAGGCTAGAAAAGGGTAAGCATTTAAACAGAAAGGCGAGCCGATTTGCGAAAAAAACTCTAAGAGTGGCTTCATGTACTGAACAACATTATCTTTGAATACACATGATGAAGGAGGGAAGGAAGCAGCAAAAACAGCCTGTGAATGTGCAGTGGTAATCTGAACTAAATGACTTAATTTAAGCTTATCTAATGCATTGTAAACATTCTTAACTGCACCCAGAAGAAATCCTGAAAATTCATCATTGCTTCCTAAGACTTCATTCCCTATAGCGATCCCACGAATATGTGTATCGGGAAGATATGCCAATACATTTTCCTTGACCCAATTCATAGCATGATCTGCATTGGCACTCACATCTCTCAGATTTTCGTTTGGGAGTCCAACCACAAGTTCCAGCCCTGTCCCACTAAATGCTTTAAGGACACTGtgatcaaaatcataaattcgaACATTCTTTATTTT belongs to Gossypium arboreum isolate Shixiya-1 chromosome 7, ASM2569848v2, whole genome shotgun sequence and includes:
- the LOC108482104 gene encoding glucan endo-1,3-beta-glucosidase 11-like isoform X1, coding for MKSFGVHLFFLLFLAAIASVTVQAFTGTYGINYGRIANNILSPDDVVTLLRAAKIKNVRIYDFDHSVLKAFSGTGLELVVGLPNENLRDVSANADHAMNWVKENVLAYLPDTHIRGIAIGNEVLGSNDEFSGFLLGAVKNVYNALDKLKLSHLVQITTAHSQAVFAASFPPSSCVFKDNVVQYMKPLLEFFSQIGSPFCLNAYPFLAYMSNKDQIDINYALFLPTKGADDPKTKLHYDNLLDAQIDAAYAALEDAGYGKMEVIVTETGWASHGDENEAAATANNARTYNYNLRKRLAKMKGTPLRPKSVLKVYVFAIFNENLKPGPTSERNFGLFKPDGSISYDIGFHGFKSSSADSSLLSLKEIRASGWSGSYSIILTMAIALLLVL
- the LOC108482104 gene encoding glucan endo-1,3-beta-glucosidase 11-like isoform X2, whose product is MKSFGVHLFFLLFLAAIASVTVQAFTGTYGINYGRIANNILSPDDVVTLLRAAKIKNVRIYDFDHSVLKAFSGTGLELVVGLPNENLRDVSANADHAMNWVKENVLAYLPDTHIRGIAIGNEVLGSNDEFSGFLLGAVKNVYNALDKLKLSHLVQITTAHSQAVFAASFPPSSCVFKDNVVQYMKPLLEFFSQIGSPFCLNAYPFLAYMSNKDQIDINYALFLPTKGADDPKTKLHYDNLLDAQIDAAYAALEDAGYGKMEVIVTETGWASHGDENEAAATANNARTYNYNLRKRLAKMKGTPLRPKSVLKVYVFAIFNENLKPGPTSERNFGLFKPDGSISYDIGFHGFKSSSADSSLLSLK